The Dyadobacter sp. 676 DNA window CCTTCGGCTTTTGCGAGGGCTTTCAGGCGTTTGAACTCAGGGTCGCGGTCGAAATCCGGCTTTTCATCGGAACCACCCACCACGAGCAATTTGATACGGGGAATATCGCGCAGGTAACGCATCGCACGGATCACATTATCGACACCCTTCCGGGGTACAATACGCCCGAGTTGTAACAAAACAACTTCGTTTTTGTGCAGCCCAAGCCTGCGCCGTGCACCCGCCTTCGACGCAGGGCCGAATTCTTCCGAACTAAACCCGCACGGAATGATCGTAATGCGCGAAGGATCGGCTTGATAATGTTCGATCAGGTCCTGGCGGTCCTGCGGGCATTCGGCTATGATATAATCGGCATCTTCCACGATCATCTGTTCGATGTCCAGCCTGGAAGCCGGGAACGCGTCAAGCTCCTTCTGATGGATCATCCGGATTTTCCCCAGGGCATGGAAAGTAACCACGTACGGAATGCCGAGGATCAGTTTAATGCGCGAAGCCACCAGTCCCGACATAAAGAAATTGGCATGCACCAGTTCATATTGCAGGTGCATGCGCCGGATCAGCCTTACCATACTGGTCGTAAACTCGTCCATAAAGCCCAGCAACTGCTCCTTGGGCACTTCGCGGGCAGGCCCCGCCTCGACGTGCACGACCCGGATCCCGGGCAGCCAGTCGACAATCTCGGGGAGGTCCTCATCATCTTTTCTGGTAAAAATATCGATGGTGTAACCCAGCCTGGCGAGCGACTTGCAAATTTCGGCCACGTACACGTTCTGGCCGCCACTGTCGACCCCGCCCAGCACCGCCAGCGGCGATGCGTGTTCGCTAATAAATGCTATTTTCCTTTTCATGATGATGAAGTTGAATAGTTTCTCTGAAGATAGTTTCCCATTCGGAGGTAAACCGGCCGATCGCAAACCTGTCTCCCGCGATCCGCCGGGCATTTTCGCCCATACGCCGCGCGAGGCCGGGGTCGTCGATCAGCTTACGCATGCCTTCGATGAGTTTGTCGGGGTTGGTGTCGATAAATCCGGATTCCCCATCCTTAATCACCGTCACGTACTCGGTAGTAGCCATGGCCACGACCGGCATGCCGGTCATCATCGCCTCACAAACGGCCAGTCCGAAACTGGTGTACCGGATAGGGTTGAAAAAGAAGCGGTAGCGGCTGATGAAACCGGGCAACTGTGGGTTGAGCACTTCGCCCAGGCCACCGGATTCTTCGGTCCCCATTCCGATGAGGTCTATCGGTACGTGTTTTCGTACTTCCTCGAAAACGTCCCAGCCGGTAATCCGCCCGCGCTGCTGAATGTGGTTGATGACCACAATGCCCTTTGGAATATCCCCTTTCCAGGAGATCTCCGGAATACATACGCCATGCTCGATCACCCGCACGTGGGGCAGACCGCCATTGTCCCACATCAGTTTGTTGAAATGCGTCACGTGCACCAGGGTTACCGCGGGGTCGGTCATGACGTGCCGGGTGTTGGTAGGGTGCCGCTCGGGGGTATTATGTTCCACATACAGCCTCGGCAGGCGTTTCTGGACATCCGAGAGGATATCGTGCTGGTCGATCAGGAAGTTACGCTCCGACTGGAACAGGATACAGTCGAACTCCATGTTCCGCACTTCGGCCGCCGGTACTTCGATCACGTTCGCACCGAAAGGGAAAGTTTTGCCGCGGCCGTAATAGCCCTCCGTCCGTGCCTGGTTGACCGGGATGTAAATGTCATAATTGCCTTGTGAAAGGTAGTACAGATAACTTCCATGAATATGCCATGTGAAGATTTTCAGCCGTGGTTTAATGGCGCTCGTCCCATCCATATTTGTTGCGTTTGAATTGAAACAGACGCCGCCCTGTAAAAAACAATGCCATTCGGGAAGAAACGCTTTCCTGATTGCGAGGCTGTTACCGGCCGGCACCCGGAAGTATGGGAGAACCGCTTCCAAACGCAACGTATAGGCACATTTCCGTCGTCCTGCCGTGCAGGGAAGAAGTTCCACAGGTAAGAAACGCCCCGTCCGGACAGGAGCGGGCGCTTTCCGGGAAAGATTCATACGCGCATTATACAGATCGTGCGCGAGGCGCTTTCCGGCCCGGGCGAATGCCTCTTTCGGCCGTCCCGGAAAGGTAACTGGCATGGTACTTGTACGGAGTTCGCCGCATTTCAAAATCTACACATCGCTTATGTACATACTGGGAATCAATGCAGCGTTCCACGACAGCGCTGCCGCTCTGGTGAAAGGCGGCCGGATTATAGCAGCCGCGGAGGAAGAGAGATTTACACACATCAAACACGGCAAGCGCCCTGTCCCTTTCACGACCTGGGAATTGCCTTTTCACGCCATCGACTATTGCCTGAAGACCGCCGGGATCACGTTGCGGGACATAGATCGCATCGCCTATTCCTTCGATCCGGAAGGTGTGAGTGACGCGTCGGTTTATGAAGAGGAAGGGTACGATGACGTCATGATGCCTTCGAAAGTATACAACGGTTGGGATACTATTTTTCTGAACTATATCCGCAAAGCACCCGAGCAGCTCCGCGACGGTTATCCGCACCATTTGCAAAAACGCCTCGCCGGCGCAGGCGATCTTTCGGGCAAATGGGAATTTGTAAACCACCACATTTCGCATGCTGCCAGCGCATTCTTTCCCTCGCCATTCACCGAAGCCGCGGTGCTGACGATCGACGGGCGAGGTGAAAAGGCAACGACCGGTTATTTCATGGGCAGAGGCAATAGTCTGGAACAAATCGCGACGGTGGATATGCCCCATTCGCTGGGTATGTTGTATGAAAAAATCACCACCTACCTGGGCTTTTTGCATTCGTCGGACGAATACAAGGTGATGGCGCTGGCCTCGTACGGCAAGCCCGTTTACCTCGAAGATTTCCGGTCGATTATCCATGTGGGCGAAAACGGCCAGTACACCATCGACGACTTCGATCCAGAACAGTGGTGGGGCCCCGGCCGCAAAAAGGACGACCCTTTCGAGCAGCTGCATCACGACATCGCCCATTCGTTGCAAAAAGCATTGGAAGAAACCGTTTTGAAACTGGTTCAATGGCTTTATGACCAAACAGGCGCCGAAAACCTCTGCATGGCGGGCGGTGTGGCGTTAAACTGCGTGATGAATGCGGTTATCCGCGACCAGGGACCGTTCAAGAACGTGTGGGTGCAACCCGCGGCGGGAGATGCCGGAACTGCCCTCGGCGCAGCGCAGTGGCTTGACGTTCAACTCAATGCAACAACAACCGGCCCGCGCTACACCGCGCCGATGGAACACGTTTACTGGGGACCAGAGTATACCGACGAAGAAATCGAGCAATTTATGCTTTGGGCCAAAACACCTTACAAAAGGCTCTACAACGTCGCAAAAGAAACGGCCGCATTACTGGCCCAGGACAAAATCATCGCCTGGTACCAGGGGAGGATGGAGTTCGGCCCGCGGTCGCTCGGGGCACGATCGATCCTCGCCTCGCCCATTAACCCCGAAATGCAGGCCAGGCTTAACGACATCAAGGACCGCGAGGACTTCCGCCCGGTAGCACCGGTAGTGTTGGAAGAAGAGGCGGGAGAATGGTTTGAAAAAGCCGATGTTTCGCCTTTCATGCTGTTTGTCTACCCGGTCAAAGACGATAAGGCCGAACGGATACCGGCCGTGCGCCACACCGATGGCACCGCCCGCGTGCAGACCGTCAACGCAAACCAGCACCCGCTTTACCACGGGCTCATCACGGAGTTCAAGGCGCTTACGGGCGTACCTGTTTTGGTCAATACTTCATTCAACACACGCGGAGAACCCATCGTATGTTCTCCGAGGGACGCGATCGAATGTTTCTGGACGTCCCCTTTCGATGCATTGATTATCAACTCGTTTATCCTTGAAAAGTAATGCTACCGACCAGCATCAGCGTTGTGATACCGACTTACAGGCGCCCGGCACTTTTGAAAAAGTGCCTGGACGCCCTTCGGGATCAAACCTATCGGCGGACATTCTACGAGGTAATCGTCGTGTCCGATGGTCCCGACCGTGAAACCGAACTGCTTATCGAACGCTACGTCGGCGAGCGGCCCGATTTTGCGATCTACTTCTATCCGTTACCCGCCAAGCTCGGACCAGCCGCCGCCCGGAACCACGGCTGGAAAAAGAGCAGCGGCGAACTCGTTGTGTTTACCGACGACGACTGTATTCCCGACCCGTGCTGGCTCGAAAAATTCGAATACAGTTACCGGACAGCCGGCGAACGTTTCCTCGGGCTGACGGGGAAAGTCCTCGTACCGATTTCCGAAAAGCCTACCGACTATGAAAAGAATGTGGCGCATTTGTCGACCGCCGAGTTCATTACCGCCAACTGCGCCTGTTCGCGGGCGACGCTGGAACTGACGGGCGGTTTCGACGAAGAATTTCCCATCGCCTGGCGCGAAGATTCCGATCTGGAATTCAAACTACTCGAAAAACAGGTGCCGATCCTGCATGTGCCGGATGCGGTCGTCTGTCATCCCGTACGCGAAGCATCGTGGGGAGTGAGCGTGGCCGAGCAGAAAAAAAGCATGTTCAACGCATTGCTGTTCAAGAAGCACCCGAAATTTTATCGTGCCAAAATCGCCTCCGGGCCGGTGTGGACTTACTACGTCATTATCCTCGCCACAATAATCGGCGTCGGTGCATGGCTTGCCGGCACGCCTGTGATCGCGCTGCTTGCACTTGCGGTATGGGCCGGCGCCGTCGGGGCGTTTATCGTCAAGCGTCTCAGCGGTACCTCGGATTCCCTCTCCCACCGGCTCGAAATGGTCTTCACCTCCCTGATAATCCCTTATCTTTCCGTTTACTGGACATTACGCGGCGCGCTGCGTTACAAAGTGTTTTTCCTATGAAATTCCCGGTCGAAACCATCCGTAAGATAGCCGTTTTCAGAGCTTTGCAACTTGGCGATATGCTTTGCGCCGTACCGGCTTTCCGGGCGCTGCGCGCTGCTTATCCTAACGCCGAAATTGTGCTTTTAGGCCTGCCCTGGGCGAAAGCCTTCACCGAACGGTTTTCGGCCTATTTCGACCGCTTTCTGCATTTTCCAGGCTATCCCGGCCTTCCCGAGCAGCCTTTCGACCGTCCGGCCTGGCAACAGTTCGTAGGCCGCATGTCGGATGAAAAATTCGACCTGATACTTCAGATGCAGGGCAACGGTTCGATCGTCAACGAAATGCTGTGCGGTATGGATGCGGGTATCGTCGCCGGGTTTCATAGCGAAGGCAATGAAGGGAACCCTGAGTATTTTGTGCGGTATCCGACCGGCATTTCGGAAATCCACCGGCATTTGCGGCTGATGGAGCATCTGGGCATCCCCACCCTGGGCGACCACCTGGAATTTCCGATACGGGAAGAAGAAGCGAGAAATCTTTACGTAAACAATCCCGCGCTCATGCGGGAACGCTACGTATGCGTACATCCCGGCTCACGGGGCGCCTGGCGGCAATGGCCACCGTCGCATTTCGCCTGCCTGGCCGATCAATGCGCGGGAAGGGGCTATCAGGTAGTAGTTACAGGCACGGCAGGCGAGGCGCCAATTACCCGGGAAGTGATAGAACTGATGGACTATCCAGCCATCGACCTTACTGGCCGCACCGACCTGGGCGAGATAGGCCAACTCATCAGGGAGGCCGATCTGCTGATCAGCAACTGCACGGGGGTGTCGCATATTGCGGCCGCTGTCCGGACGCCCAGCATTGTCATCAGCATGGATGGCGAACCCGAACGGTGGGGCCCGCTTAACAAAGAACTCCATAAAACCATCGACTGGACCCGCGATGCAAATTTCGATTCAGTCCTTTCACAAATGGAATCGCTGCTCGAAGATCAATATCAGGCTGCCCAGTCGTAGTCTGGCATTATTTCAAAAGTCCGTCCGCCAGCGCCTGCCATTGTATTCCGGAAAACACCTTTTCGCCAAACAGCCCTGTAATGGCATTCCTTACCTTGTCTATCAGCGAATCGGCTTCGGTGTTGGGGCTGATGTTGCGGTCGTAGATCGCGACCGTAACCGTCGTACTCTCCCGGGAAAGCGTAAATGTGCTGGTCGATTCACCGTCGTAAAAGTGCGTCGGCTTCTCATTGCCTGAGCCGGGTGCAGGAACCGGGCGAACACGCAGGGCAATGCTTTGTACATTAGCGGAATCTTCCTTTCTGACCTCTTCGATCACCACCCAATCGAACCCGCCGCCCCCCTTGCGACCCTGGGCCGGGGATATCTATTTTCATCAGGAGCCCTTCCCTGGCCTCCCCTTCGACGGCGTTTCCG harbors:
- a CDS encoding glycosyltransferase family 1 protein, with translation MKRKIAFISEHASPLAVLGGVDSGGQNVYVAEICKSLARLGYTIDIFTRKDDEDLPEIVDWLPGIRVVHVEAGPAREVPKEQLLGFMDEFTTSMVRLIRRMHLQYELVHANFFMSGLVASRIKLILGIPYVVTFHALGKIRMIHQKELDAFPASRLDIEQMIVEDADYIIAECPQDRQDLIEHYQADPSRITIIPCGFSSEEFGPASKAGARRRLGLHKNEVVLLQLGRIVPRKGVDNVIRAMRYLRDIPRIKLLVVGGSDEKPDFDRDPEFKRLKALAKAEGVEDKVLFTGRRNRRQLKYYYQAADFFISTPWYEPFGITPLEAMACGTPVIGSEVGGIKYTVRHGETGFLVPPHDPEALAEAVKTGIACPDKYGQLCRNALKRVNEHFTWSFVARKADRLYTRVIGERKTKPAYLLDLRKQSKPLVGYQANAITYAS
- a CDS encoding glycosyltransferase family 4 protein, producing the protein MPVTFPGRPKEAFARAGKRLAHDLYNARMNLSRKAPAPVRTGRFLPVELLPCTAGRRKCAYTLRLEAVLPYFRVPAGNSLAIRKAFLPEWHCFLQGGVCFNSNATNMDGTSAIKPRLKIFTWHIHGSYLYYLSQGNYDIYIPVNQARTEGYYGRGKTFPFGANVIEVPAAEVRNMEFDCILFQSERNFLIDQHDILSDVQKRLPRLYVEHNTPERHPTNTRHVMTDPAVTLVHVTHFNKLMWDNGGLPHVRVIEHGVCIPEISWKGDIPKGIVVINHIQQRGRITGWDVFEEVRKHVPIDLIGMGTEESGGLGEVLNPQLPGFISRYRFFFNPIRYTSFGLAVCEAMMTGMPVVAMATTEYVTVIKDGESGFIDTNPDKLIEGMRKLIDDPGLARRMGENARRIAGDRFAIGRFTSEWETIFRETIQLHHHEKENSIY
- a CDS encoding carbamoyltransferase C-terminal domain-containing protein — translated: MYILGINAAFHDSAAALVKGGRIIAAAEEERFTHIKHGKRPVPFTTWELPFHAIDYCLKTAGITLRDIDRIAYSFDPEGVSDASVYEEEGYDDVMMPSKVYNGWDTIFLNYIRKAPEQLRDGYPHHLQKRLAGAGDLSGKWEFVNHHISHAASAFFPSPFTEAAVLTIDGRGEKATTGYFMGRGNSLEQIATVDMPHSLGMLYEKITTYLGFLHSSDEYKVMALASYGKPVYLEDFRSIIHVGENGQYTIDDFDPEQWWGPGRKKDDPFEQLHHDIAHSLQKALEETVLKLVQWLYDQTGAENLCMAGGVALNCVMNAVIRDQGPFKNVWVQPAAGDAGTALGAAQWLDVQLNATTTGPRYTAPMEHVYWGPEYTDEEIEQFMLWAKTPYKRLYNVAKETAALLAQDKIIAWYQGRMEFGPRSLGARSILASPINPEMQARLNDIKDREDFRPVAPVVLEEEAGEWFEKADVSPFMLFVYPVKDDKAERIPAVRHTDGTARVQTVNANQHPLYHGLITEFKALTGVPVLVNTSFNTRGEPIVCSPRDAIECFWTSPFDALIINSFILEK
- a CDS encoding glycosyltransferase; amino-acid sequence: MLPTSISVVIPTYRRPALLKKCLDALRDQTYRRTFYEVIVVSDGPDRETELLIERYVGERPDFAIYFYPLPAKLGPAAARNHGWKKSSGELVVFTDDDCIPDPCWLEKFEYSYRTAGERFLGLTGKVLVPISEKPTDYEKNVAHLSTAEFITANCACSRATLELTGGFDEEFPIAWREDSDLEFKLLEKQVPILHVPDAVVCHPVREASWGVSVAEQKKSMFNALLFKKHPKFYRAKIASGPVWTYYVIILATIIGVGAWLAGTPVIALLALAVWAGAVGAFIVKRLSGTSDSLSHRLEMVFTSLIIPYLSVYWTLRGALRYKVFFL
- a CDS encoding glycosyltransferase family 9 protein; translation: MKFPVETIRKIAVFRALQLGDMLCAVPAFRALRAAYPNAEIVLLGLPWAKAFTERFSAYFDRFLHFPGYPGLPEQPFDRPAWQQFVGRMSDEKFDLILQMQGNGSIVNEMLCGMDAGIVAGFHSEGNEGNPEYFVRYPTGISEIHRHLRLMEHLGIPTLGDHLEFPIREEEARNLYVNNPALMRERYVCVHPGSRGAWRQWPPSHFACLADQCAGRGYQVVVTGTAGEAPITREVIELMDYPAIDLTGRTDLGEIGQLIREADLLISNCTGVSHIAAAVRTPSIVISMDGEPERWGPLNKELHKTIDWTRDANFDSVLSQMESLLEDQYQAAQS